The proteins below come from a single Pleuronectes platessa chromosome 3, fPlePla1.1, whole genome shotgun sequence genomic window:
- the gne gene encoding bifunctional UDP-N-acetylglucosamine 2-epimerase/N-acetylmannosamine kinase isoform X1 produces the protein METHPGYLCTNPHELYYRRMQRVKEKMTDQNQFKRRLRVCVATCNRADYSKLAPIMFGIKSHPEEFDLEVVVLGSHLIDDYGNTFRMIEQDNFDIGSKLHTIVRGEDEAAMVESVGLALVKLPDVLQRLRPDILIIHGDRFDALALATAAALMNIRILHLEGGEVSGTIDDSIRHAISKLAHYHACCTPRAEQYLIAMCEDHSRILLAGCPSYDKLLSTHHKDDYMDIIKSWLGDKVQRHDYVVALQHPVTTDIQHSIKIYGLMLDALISFNKKTLILFPNIDAGSKEMVRVMRKKGIEQHHNFRAVKHIPFEQFIQLVCNAGCMIGNSSCGVREAGAFGTPVINLGTRQTGRETGENVLHVRDADTHNKIYHALELQFGKRYPCSKIYGDGNAVPRILKFLRTIDLDEPLQKTFCFPPVKDSISQDIDHILETQSALSVDLGGTNLRVAIICMQGKIVKKYAQPNPRTFEARMHLLLKMCSDAMRDAVSLNCRILGVGVSTGGRVNPQEGVVLHSTKLVPEWSSVNLRTPISDALHLPVWVDNDGNCAALAERKFGHGKGVEDFVTIITGTGIGGGIIHNSELIHGSSFCAAELGHIMVSLEGPECSCGSRGCIEAYASGQALQREAKRLHDEDLLKVEGMDMKLSEPITAAHLISAAKLGNSKANAVLNRACTALGVGIVNILHVVNPSLVILSGVLASYYETPVQHIITERALISAQGIKVVTSDLEEPALLGAASMVLDYATRRTY, from the exons ATGGAAACTCATCCGGGATATTTGTGCACCAACCCTCAT GAGCTCTACTATCGGAGAATGCAGAGGGTGAAGGAGAAAATGACAGATCAGAATCAG TTTAAGAGGaggctgagagtgtgtgtggcaaCATGCAACCGAGCAGACTACTCCAAGCTGGCCCCCATCATGTTTGGCATCAAATCACACCCTGAGGAGTTTGACCTGGAGGTCGTGGTGCTTGGTTCACATCTCATCGATGACTATGG GAACACTTTTCGCATGATCGAGCAGGATAACTTTGACATCGGCTCCAAGCTCCACACCATCGTGAGAGGTGAGGATGAGGCAGCCATGGTGGAGAGCGTCGGGCTGGCACTGGTGAAACTCCCTGATGTCCTGCAGAGGCTGCGCCCTGACATCCTGATCATCCATGGTGACCGTTTTGATGCACTCGCCCTGGCGACTGCTGCAGCGCTGATGAACATTAGAATACTTCACTTGGAGGGTGGAGAG GTGAGTGGTACGATTGATGACTCGATCCGCCACGCTATAAGTAAACTGGCCCATTACCACGCCTGCTGCACACCCCGGGCGGAGCAGTACCTCATCGCCATGTGTGAGGACCACTCTCGCATCTTGCTGGCTGGCTGCCCTTCCTATGATAAGCTGCTGTCAACTCATCACAAAGACGACTACATGGATATTATCAAGAGCTGGCTGG GTGACAAGGTGCAGAGGCATGATTACGTGGTGGCTTTGCAGCACCCAGTCACCACAGACATCCAGCACTCCATAAAGATCTATGGACTAATGCTGGATGCCCTCATCTCCTTCAACAAGAAGACCCTCATCCTCTTCCCCAACATTGATGCCG GCAGTAAGGAGATGGTGCGTGTGATGAGGAAAAAGGGCATCGAGCAGCACCACAACTTCCGAGCGGTGAAGCACATTCCCTTTGAGCAGTTCATCCAGCTGGTGTGCAACGCTGGCTGCATGATTGGAAACAGCAGCTGTGGCGTGCGAGAGGCAGGGGCCTTCGGCACCCCCGTCATTAACCTGGGAACCAGGCAGACgggcagagagacag GTGAAAATGTTCTACATGTCAGGGATGCTGATACTCACAATAAGATCTACCACGCTCTGGAGCTGCAGTTTGGGAAGAGATATCCCTG CTCTAAGATTTATGGTGATGGCAACGCCGTGCCTCGTATTCTCAAATTCCTGCGCACCATTGACCTGGACGAGCCCCTCCAGAAGACCTTCTGTTTCCCGCCGGTGAAAGACTCCATCTCCCAAGACATCGATCACATCCTGGAAACACAGAGCGCTCTCTCCGTTGACCTTGGAGGGACCAACCTCAGAGTGGCTATCATCTGCATGCAG GGTAAGATAGTCAAGAAGTATGCTCAGCCCAACCCAAGGACCTTTGAGGCCAGAATGCATCTCTTATTAAAGATGTGCTCTGATGCCATGCGGGACGCCGTGAGCCTCAACTGCAGAATACTTGGTGTTG GAGTGTCCACAGGTGGACGTGTAAACCCACAAGAAGGTGTGGTCCTGCACTCGACAAAGCTGGTCCCGGAATGGTCCTCGGTGAACCTGAGAACACCCATCTCTGATGCCCTGCACCTCCCCGTCTGGGTCGACAACGACGGCAACTGCGCCGCGTTGGCTGAGAGGAAGTTCGGTCACGGCAAAGGAGTGGAGGACTTTGTGACCATCATCACAGGAACAG GTATTGGAGGCGGAATCATCCATAACAGTGAGCTGATCCATGGTAGCTCTTTCTGCGCCGCAGAGCTGGGTCACATCATGGTTTCCTTAGAAGGCCCAGAGTGCTCGTGTGGCAGCCGTGGATGCATTGAGGCCTACGCGTCCGGCCAGGCCCTGCAGAGAGAGGCCAAGAGGCTGCACGACG AGGACCTGCTGAAGGTGGAGGGGATGGACATGAAACTTTCTGAGCCTATCACCGCTGCCCACCTCATCAGCGCAGCCAAACTGGGGAACTCAAAAGCAAACGCTGTCCTGAACAGGG cctgCACAGCTCTCGGCGTGGGCATTGTCAACATCCTCCACGTGGTGAACCCATCACTGGTGATCCTGTCTGGAGTCTTGGCCTCTTACTACGAGACTCCTGTGCAGCACATCATCACTGAGCGAGCCCTCATCTCTGCCCAGGGCATCAAAGTTGTCACGTCAGACTTGGAGGAACCTGCATTACTTGGAGCTGCCAGTATGGTGTTAGACTATGCAACTAGAAGAACATATTGA
- the gne gene encoding bifunctional UDP-N-acetylglucosamine 2-epimerase/N-acetylmannosamine kinase isoform X2, whose amino-acid sequence MQRVKEKMTDQNQFKRRLRVCVATCNRADYSKLAPIMFGIKSHPEEFDLEVVVLGSHLIDDYGNTFRMIEQDNFDIGSKLHTIVRGEDEAAMVESVGLALVKLPDVLQRLRPDILIIHGDRFDALALATAAALMNIRILHLEGGEVSGTIDDSIRHAISKLAHYHACCTPRAEQYLIAMCEDHSRILLAGCPSYDKLLSTHHKDDYMDIIKSWLGDKVQRHDYVVALQHPVTTDIQHSIKIYGLMLDALISFNKKTLILFPNIDAGSKEMVRVMRKKGIEQHHNFRAVKHIPFEQFIQLVCNAGCMIGNSSCGVREAGAFGTPVINLGTRQTGRETGENVLHVRDADTHNKIYHALELQFGKRYPCSKIYGDGNAVPRILKFLRTIDLDEPLQKTFCFPPVKDSISQDIDHILETQSALSVDLGGTNLRVAIICMQGKIVKKYAQPNPRTFEARMHLLLKMCSDAMRDAVSLNCRILGVGVSTGGRVNPQEGVVLHSTKLVPEWSSVNLRTPISDALHLPVWVDNDGNCAALAERKFGHGKGVEDFVTIITGTGIGGGIIHNSELIHGSSFCAAELGHIMVSLEGPECSCGSRGCIEAYASGQALQREAKRLHDEDLLKVEGMDMKLSEPITAAHLISAAKLGNSKANAVLNRACTALGVGIVNILHVVNPSLVILSGVLASYYETPVQHIITERALISAQGIKVVTSDLEEPALLGAASMVLDYATRRTY is encoded by the exons ATGCAGAGGGTGAAGGAGAAAATGACAGATCAGAATCAG TTTAAGAGGaggctgagagtgtgtgtggcaaCATGCAACCGAGCAGACTACTCCAAGCTGGCCCCCATCATGTTTGGCATCAAATCACACCCTGAGGAGTTTGACCTGGAGGTCGTGGTGCTTGGTTCACATCTCATCGATGACTATGG GAACACTTTTCGCATGATCGAGCAGGATAACTTTGACATCGGCTCCAAGCTCCACACCATCGTGAGAGGTGAGGATGAGGCAGCCATGGTGGAGAGCGTCGGGCTGGCACTGGTGAAACTCCCTGATGTCCTGCAGAGGCTGCGCCCTGACATCCTGATCATCCATGGTGACCGTTTTGATGCACTCGCCCTGGCGACTGCTGCAGCGCTGATGAACATTAGAATACTTCACTTGGAGGGTGGAGAG GTGAGTGGTACGATTGATGACTCGATCCGCCACGCTATAAGTAAACTGGCCCATTACCACGCCTGCTGCACACCCCGGGCGGAGCAGTACCTCATCGCCATGTGTGAGGACCACTCTCGCATCTTGCTGGCTGGCTGCCCTTCCTATGATAAGCTGCTGTCAACTCATCACAAAGACGACTACATGGATATTATCAAGAGCTGGCTGG GTGACAAGGTGCAGAGGCATGATTACGTGGTGGCTTTGCAGCACCCAGTCACCACAGACATCCAGCACTCCATAAAGATCTATGGACTAATGCTGGATGCCCTCATCTCCTTCAACAAGAAGACCCTCATCCTCTTCCCCAACATTGATGCCG GCAGTAAGGAGATGGTGCGTGTGATGAGGAAAAAGGGCATCGAGCAGCACCACAACTTCCGAGCGGTGAAGCACATTCCCTTTGAGCAGTTCATCCAGCTGGTGTGCAACGCTGGCTGCATGATTGGAAACAGCAGCTGTGGCGTGCGAGAGGCAGGGGCCTTCGGCACCCCCGTCATTAACCTGGGAACCAGGCAGACgggcagagagacag GTGAAAATGTTCTACATGTCAGGGATGCTGATACTCACAATAAGATCTACCACGCTCTGGAGCTGCAGTTTGGGAAGAGATATCCCTG CTCTAAGATTTATGGTGATGGCAACGCCGTGCCTCGTATTCTCAAATTCCTGCGCACCATTGACCTGGACGAGCCCCTCCAGAAGACCTTCTGTTTCCCGCCGGTGAAAGACTCCATCTCCCAAGACATCGATCACATCCTGGAAACACAGAGCGCTCTCTCCGTTGACCTTGGAGGGACCAACCTCAGAGTGGCTATCATCTGCATGCAG GGTAAGATAGTCAAGAAGTATGCTCAGCCCAACCCAAGGACCTTTGAGGCCAGAATGCATCTCTTATTAAAGATGTGCTCTGATGCCATGCGGGACGCCGTGAGCCTCAACTGCAGAATACTTGGTGTTG GAGTGTCCACAGGTGGACGTGTAAACCCACAAGAAGGTGTGGTCCTGCACTCGACAAAGCTGGTCCCGGAATGGTCCTCGGTGAACCTGAGAACACCCATCTCTGATGCCCTGCACCTCCCCGTCTGGGTCGACAACGACGGCAACTGCGCCGCGTTGGCTGAGAGGAAGTTCGGTCACGGCAAAGGAGTGGAGGACTTTGTGACCATCATCACAGGAACAG GTATTGGAGGCGGAATCATCCATAACAGTGAGCTGATCCATGGTAGCTCTTTCTGCGCCGCAGAGCTGGGTCACATCATGGTTTCCTTAGAAGGCCCAGAGTGCTCGTGTGGCAGCCGTGGATGCATTGAGGCCTACGCGTCCGGCCAGGCCCTGCAGAGAGAGGCCAAGAGGCTGCACGACG AGGACCTGCTGAAGGTGGAGGGGATGGACATGAAACTTTCTGAGCCTATCACCGCTGCCCACCTCATCAGCGCAGCCAAACTGGGGAACTCAAAAGCAAACGCTGTCCTGAACAGGG cctgCACAGCTCTCGGCGTGGGCATTGTCAACATCCTCCACGTGGTGAACCCATCACTGGTGATCCTGTCTGGAGTCTTGGCCTCTTACTACGAGACTCCTGTGCAGCACATCATCACTGAGCGAGCCCTCATCTCTGCCCAGGGCATCAAAGTTGTCACGTCAGACTTGGAGGAACCTGCATTACTTGGAGCTGCCAGTATGGTGTTAGACTATGCAACTAGAAGAACATATTGA